The following proteins come from a genomic window of Shewanella halifaxensis HAW-EB4:
- a CDS encoding DUF2947 domain-containing protein, translating to MAHTYIPFEQYKRKWIFNHKDLPVADEDKALVLPLDQKSSMEVWNKWISNKSSRTEQFTKGDWAAKDSAWVLTEDWQNAWDSEDPALPEGFYEHFGWEDDATVYFCYEKYQVIETRWDVFVRNWKCFLFFDDGPLLISPKQKQAALFHQNGQFQLGSRG from the coding sequence TTGGCACATACCTATATTCCATTTGAACAATACAAACGTAAATGGATCTTTAATCATAAAGACCTTCCTGTTGCTGATGAAGACAAAGCGCTAGTCTTGCCGCTTGATCAAAAGTCATCAATGGAAGTTTGGAATAAGTGGATTAGCAACAAAAGTAGCCGCACTGAACAGTTTACTAAAGGTGACTGGGCAGCCAAAGACAGTGCTTGGGTGTTAACCGAAGACTGGCAAAATGCATGGGATAGCGAAGATCCTGCATTGCCTGAAGGTTTTTACGAGCATTTTGGCTGGGAAGATGACGCAACCGTCTATTTCTGCTACGAAAAGTATCAAGTCATTGAAACTCGCTGGGATGTATTTGTACGTAACTGGAAGTGCTTCCTGTTCTTCGATGATGGCCCGCTATTGATCTCACCAAAACAAAAACAAGCGGCATTGTTCCACCAAAATGGTCAATTCCAGTTAGGTTCTCGTGGATAA
- a CDS encoding motility associated factor glycosyltransferase family protein, with translation MQNTNLNTFNTFAISQFNEYYLPSVNRQAFETIDSKTHFNKLFKSLFTQENQLHIIIGIDSGLLANYVLELALPADSQFIFVELDNILELLNVDIPDALKQQVTICPIDELADLLNSHSNPIYIIKDKLQVHRSLAVRAQHLLEYTQLNNDVMALVNQATCEHKSSFNQEVFVEQQLINLTENHIPASILRGHYQGKTCIVTAGGPSLDDHMSWIKANKDKLFVIAVSRVAAKLTKEGVPPQIIVSIDPQELSLEVNSEMMALHSSSLLIHSYHICSRILSQWCGRHLYVGNRLLWDEADDKNNIESVGPTVTNAAIAIAADIGFTQALLTGADFCYSKTGHTHTTGTLEANLGPNMGHIGEWVDTYSGDKAETIFQLTEAKKALAHQVINLPQCKIINLSANAAIIPNIDHLALDEITIEPANCNHDELFALVDSQTMDLKKHYLYCLKQMNDAQSSVQSVLKLATSALKINREQNQAALLDKIEYKINKHHGKLAKVIKFYGYLEFSRFLSTTDSDKWSQSHVEQMTENYYEAFICVSKKLLIIFKQTEKRCYSRLNELSQQTDINALVQQWQQDNQPGRSLVWAHHLNRDLSTFERAAIAPLVKEFQLQLTDHNRYKSKLAAGYSLEEAFNKIMNLVIKKNLQGLALMVNTLKPRSLESDLAKRLYHLANSYCLELQDEPQQALTTLLELGSELFTEIEFKQISVLSLKLGQLDLAALALQQLVSLSDEYLPQYAYLLKLQQQVQPALNTYMDYLNKYPDDILVWLKLGAFLNEIEQTQTAKDVFKQVLHLDPTNQIAINQLAKIA, from the coding sequence ATGCAAAACACTAATCTAAATACCTTTAATACTTTTGCGATAAGTCAGTTCAACGAATACTACTTACCCAGTGTAAACCGCCAAGCCTTTGAAACTATTGATTCAAAAACACACTTTAACAAATTATTTAAATCACTCTTTACCCAAGAAAATCAGTTACACATTATTATTGGTATCGATTCAGGATTACTTGCTAACTATGTTCTTGAGTTGGCTCTGCCTGCAGATAGCCAATTTATATTTGTTGAGTTAGATAATATATTGGAGCTTCTCAATGTAGATATACCCGATGCTTTAAAACAACAGGTCACTATCTGCCCAATTGATGAGCTTGCCGATCTACTCAACAGTCATAGCAACCCTATTTACATTATTAAAGATAAGCTTCAGGTTCATCGTTCTCTAGCAGTAAGGGCTCAGCATTTACTGGAATATACCCAACTGAATAACGATGTGATGGCACTGGTTAACCAAGCCACATGTGAACATAAATCCTCTTTTAATCAAGAGGTCTTCGTCGAACAGCAACTGATCAATTTAACCGAAAACCACATTCCAGCATCCATCCTAAGAGGTCATTATCAGGGGAAAACCTGTATCGTCACCGCTGGAGGTCCCTCTTTAGATGACCATATGTCGTGGATTAAGGCTAATAAAGACAAGTTATTTGTTATCGCGGTTTCCCGAGTCGCTGCAAAATTAACCAAAGAAGGCGTACCACCACAGATTATTGTCTCAATCGACCCTCAAGAACTAAGCTTAGAAGTTAATAGCGAAATGATGGCGCTACATAGCAGCAGTCTGCTCATTCATTCCTATCATATCTGTTCACGAATTCTATCTCAGTGGTGTGGCCGCCATCTATATGTAGGTAATCGCTTACTTTGGGATGAGGCTGATGACAAGAACAATATTGAATCTGTAGGCCCTACAGTCACCAATGCCGCGATAGCAATTGCAGCTGACATAGGCTTCACACAAGCACTACTAACAGGTGCAGACTTTTGCTACTCTAAAACAGGTCACACTCATACAACTGGCACACTGGAAGCCAACCTCGGTCCAAATATGGGGCATATTGGTGAATGGGTTGATACATATTCAGGAGATAAAGCTGAGACGATTTTCCAGCTGACTGAAGCTAAGAAAGCCTTAGCTCATCAGGTCATTAATTTGCCACAATGTAAAATCATTAATCTATCGGCTAATGCTGCAATAATACCCAATATTGATCATCTTGCTCTGGATGAAATTACCATTGAACCAGCTAATTGCAACCACGATGAGCTTTTTGCATTAGTAGATAGCCAAACAATGGACCTTAAAAAGCACTACCTATATTGTCTAAAACAGATGAACGATGCGCAATCATCAGTGCAATCGGTATTAAAGCTCGCGACCTCTGCATTAAAAATCAACCGAGAGCAAAACCAAGCTGCCCTGCTGGACAAAATTGAATATAAGATCAACAAACACCACGGTAAGCTCGCAAAAGTTATTAAATTTTACGGCTACCTTGAATTTAGTCGATTTTTATCCACAACTGACAGCGATAAGTGGTCACAATCACACGTTGAACAGATGACTGAAAATTACTACGAAGCATTTATCTGTGTATCTAAGAAGTTACTAATCATTTTTAAACAAACAGAAAAGCGCTGTTATTCACGCCTTAACGAATTGAGTCAACAAACTGATATAAATGCATTGGTCCAACAATGGCAGCAAGACAACCAACCAGGACGCTCACTTGTATGGGCACATCATTTAAATCGCGATTTATCCACTTTCGAGCGAGCGGCTATTGCTCCTTTAGTTAAAGAGTTTCAACTGCAACTGACCGATCATAATCGTTATAAGTCAAAGCTTGCTGCTGGCTACTCCCTAGAGGAGGCGTTTAATAAAATAATGAACTTGGTTATCAAAAAAAACCTGCAAGGTCTTGCATTGATGGTCAACACATTAAAACCTCGATCCTTAGAAAGTGATTTGGCCAAGCGCTTGTATCACCTAGCCAACTCATATTGCTTAGAGTTACAAGACGAACCACAACAAGCACTAACGACATTATTAGAATTAGGCTCTGAATTATTTACCGAAATTGAGTTCAAGCAAATTAGTGTACTATCACTCAAACTAGGGCAGTTAGATCTGGCAGCACTTGCATTGCAGCAACTTGTCAGCTTAAGTGACGAGTACCTACCACAATATGCCTACTTACTTAAACTTCAACAACAAGTCCAACCCGCATTGAACACCTATATGGATTACTTAAATAAATACCCTGATGACATCTTAGTATGGCTAAAGTTAGGTGCTTTTCTGAATGAAATAGAACAAACACAAACAGCTAAAGATGTTTTTAAGCAAGTACTTCATCTGGACCCAACAAATCAGATAGCAATCAATCAGCTAGCCAAGATTGCTTAA
- the pseB gene encoding UDP-N-acetylglucosamine 4,6-dehydratase (inverting): MFNNKSILITGGTGSFGRMYTRTILERYKPKRLIIFSRDELKQYEMQQEFNEPCMRYFIGDVRDGDRLKQAFRDVDFVIHAAALKQVPAAEYNPMECIKTNIHGAENVIKAAIENGVEKVIALSTDKAANPINLYGATKLASDKLFVAANNIVGEGRTRFSAVRYGNVVGSRGSVVPLFKAIVARGETCLPITHEEMTRFWISLQDGVDFVLKNFSRMQGGEIFVPKIPSVCITDLAKAYAPNLEHKIIGIRPGEKMHEIMCPADDSHHTIEFEDHFVITPSISFFGRSNEYSVNMLGEQGQLVELGYEYHSGNNPHFLSPDEILALDESLGL, translated from the coding sequence ATGTTTAATAATAAATCAATATTGATAACGGGTGGTACAGGTTCATTTGGAAGAATGTACACTAGAACCATCCTTGAACGTTATAAACCTAAGCGTCTTATTATATTCTCACGTGATGAGTTAAAACAGTACGAGATGCAGCAGGAGTTTAACGAGCCTTGCATGAGATACTTTATTGGTGATGTCCGTGATGGCGATAGACTAAAGCAAGCGTTTCGTGATGTAGATTTTGTTATCCACGCTGCAGCACTTAAGCAAGTTCCGGCAGCAGAATATAATCCTATGGAGTGCATTAAGACTAACATCCATGGTGCTGAAAATGTGATTAAGGCTGCTATAGAAAATGGGGTAGAGAAAGTCATTGCACTATCAACGGATAAGGCCGCTAATCCGATTAATTTATATGGTGCAACTAAACTTGCTTCTGACAAGCTTTTTGTTGCAGCTAATAACATTGTTGGCGAGGGCCGAACCCGTTTCTCCGCTGTACGATATGGTAATGTTGTAGGCTCTAGAGGCTCTGTGGTACCGCTATTTAAAGCAATTGTAGCAAGAGGCGAAACATGTTTGCCCATAACCCATGAAGAGATGACGCGCTTTTGGATCTCTTTGCAAGATGGCGTCGATTTTGTGTTAAAGAATTTTTCTCGGATGCAGGGAGGCGAAATTTTTGTCCCTAAGATCCCTTCAGTATGCATTACCGATCTAGCGAAAGCTTATGCTCCCAATTTAGAGCATAAAATTATTGGTATTCGCCCTGGAGAAAAAATGCATGAAATCATGTGTCCTGCCGATGATTCGCATCACACCATAGAGTTTGAAGATCATTTTGTGATTACACCAAGCATCTCATTTTTTGGCAGAAGCAATGAATATTCGGTCAACATGTTAGGCGAGCAAGGTCAACTTGTTGAGTTAGGTTACGAATATCACTCTGGTAATAATCCCCATTTCCTTAGTCCGGATGAAATTCTCGCTTTGGATGAGAGCCTAGGTTTATGA
- the pseC gene encoding UDP-4-amino-4,6-dideoxy-N-acetyl-beta-L-altrosamine transaminase, with product MIQYGKQHICQDDIDAVVNVLQSDFLTQGPQVPLFESRLCQFTQAQHAVAVNSATSALHIASLALGVDKGDIVWTSPITFVASSNSALYCGAVVDFVDVELATGNMDMAKLRLKLVDAKRKGLLPKVVIPVHLAGHCCDMKSLAQLAEEYGFKVIEDASHCIGASYDDSPVGSCQYSDITVFSFHPVKIITTAEGGAATTNDAVLAKSMQLLRSHGVTRDELHTEHSDEPWYYEQQVLGFNYRMTELQAALGVSQFKQLTQLVSRRNILADYYSERLKTLNIDFVAPCEDSYSAWHLMIILLPKDIDRKAIFDQLREAGIGVNVHYIPVHTQPYYGQLGFKVGDFPASEAFYQRIITLPLHPQLEFAQLDYICEQLKSFIPR from the coding sequence ATGATCCAATACGGGAAACAACATATTTGCCAAGATGATATCGATGCTGTCGTGAATGTGTTGCAGTCTGACTTTTTGACCCAAGGACCGCAAGTTCCATTATTTGAGTCGCGGTTATGTCAGTTTACTCAAGCCCAACATGCGGTAGCGGTTAATAGCGCGACCTCAGCGCTCCATATTGCCAGCTTAGCCCTTGGTGTTGATAAAGGGGATATTGTTTGGACTAGCCCTATTACATTTGTAGCCTCATCTAACAGTGCGCTGTACTGTGGCGCAGTTGTAGACTTTGTCGATGTTGAGTTGGCAACGGGTAACATGGATATGGCTAAGTTGCGTCTCAAGCTAGTCGATGCTAAGAGGAAAGGTTTGTTACCCAAGGTGGTGATCCCAGTTCATTTAGCTGGGCACTGCTGTGATATGAAGTCTTTGGCGCAGTTGGCGGAAGAGTATGGTTTTAAAGTGATTGAAGATGCGTCTCACTGTATCGGTGCTAGCTATGACGACAGTCCCGTTGGTAGCTGTCAATACAGTGACATTACAGTATTTAGTTTTCATCCGGTAAAAATAATCACCACAGCGGAAGGCGGAGCGGCTACAACCAATGATGCTGTTTTAGCTAAGTCTATGCAGTTACTGCGTAGTCACGGCGTGACTCGTGACGAATTACATACAGAGCATAGTGATGAGCCTTGGTACTACGAGCAACAAGTATTAGGCTTTAATTACCGAATGACGGAGCTTCAGGCTGCGTTAGGAGTCAGTCAGTTTAAACAATTGACACAGTTAGTCAGCCGTAGAAATATCCTTGCAGACTATTACTCTGAGCGATTAAAAACGCTAAATATTGATTTTGTAGCACCCTGTGAAGACAGTTATAGCGCTTGGCATTTGATGATAATCTTATTACCAAAGGACATTGATAGAAAAGCTATTTTCGATCAGTTACGAGAGGCGGGTATTGGCGTTAATGTACATTACATACCTGTGCATACTCAGCCTTATTATGGCCAATTGGGCTTTAAAGTGGGCGACTTCCCTGCATCTGAGGCATTCTATCAACGCATTATTACTTTGCCATTACACCCACAACTAGAGTTCGCTCAACTCGATTATATTTGTGAGCAGCTTAAGTCTTTTATACCTCGATAA
- a CDS encoding cytidylyltransferase domain-containing protein: protein MNVIAIIGARLNSSRLPGKHLLPLAGKPIIQHIQNRLERCKTLTDIVLATTLDDFNRPLIEWANNNSQCVAYSGDVNNLMGRINEVVEQYKADLVVYICGDCPLIDPEFIDHAVSQLCQNPDANSIALAQNVRSIHEGMAFYTRQGWDSLFVNSISEMEKEHVGYANQRRHCLTALSIQDSDDFSGVEHRISVDTDADYRFMQQIYQRWGQKHGSDSIVSLKWVVQTLKKEASLRQINAHVKQKKADQKYQSVSLYCVYQAPDDALYQLSVKLGSALQEHYGLGTQLHVLSKESLQATLSQNIQTYCDEQLFIQALKHDNKRLSLCLIPSQLQHKLEQFKHEFSGSNGLVIEFYSSEEHSGQSQALAFIRKNNQQNQTNSKDSLINELTLNALRQLITSLIR, encoded by the coding sequence ATGAACGTCATTGCAATTATTGGTGCTCGACTAAACTCGAGTCGCCTCCCAGGAAAACATCTACTTCCGCTTGCTGGGAAGCCTATCATTCAGCATATCCAGAATCGTCTCGAACGCTGTAAGACACTAACAGATATCGTACTGGCAACCACCTTGGATGATTTCAATCGACCACTCATAGAGTGGGCTAACAATAATAGCCAATGTGTCGCCTATTCCGGTGACGTTAACAACTTGATGGGAAGGATAAATGAGGTCGTTGAGCAATATAAAGCTGATCTTGTAGTGTATATTTGTGGAGATTGCCCGCTTATTGATCCCGAGTTTATCGATCACGCCGTTAGCCAATTATGTCAAAACCCGGACGCAAACAGTATCGCACTGGCGCAAAATGTACGCTCTATACACGAAGGAATGGCTTTTTATACGCGCCAAGGTTGGGATAGCTTATTTGTTAATAGCATTAGCGAGATGGAAAAAGAACATGTCGGATATGCCAATCAAAGGCGCCATTGTCTTACCGCCCTCTCCATCCAAGATAGCGATGACTTTTCAGGCGTTGAACATAGGATATCTGTTGATACCGATGCCGATTATCGCTTTATGCAGCAGATATATCAGCGCTGGGGTCAGAAGCATGGCTCCGACTCTATAGTGTCACTTAAATGGGTAGTGCAAACACTCAAAAAAGAAGCTTCACTTAGGCAGATAAATGCCCATGTTAAGCAGAAAAAAGCAGATCAAAAATATCAATCAGTCTCACTTTATTGTGTTTATCAAGCGCCTGATGACGCCTTATATCAGCTCAGTGTAAAACTTGGCTCTGCACTGCAAGAGCACTACGGCTTAGGTACTCAGCTTCATGTGCTATCCAAAGAGTCACTTCAGGCCACATTGTCACAAAACATCCAAACCTATTGTGATGAACAGTTATTTATCCAAGCATTGAAACATGACAATAAGCGCTTATCTCTTTGCCTCATTCCTTCTCAATTACAACATAAACTCGAGCAATTTAAGCATGAGTTTTCTGGTAGTAACGGTCTTGTTATTGAGTTTTATAGTTCAGAAGAGCATAGTGGACAGTCGCAAGCATTAGCATTCATTAGGAAAAATAACCAACAAAATCAGACCAATAGTAAAGATAGTTTAATTAATGAGTTGACACTAAATGCACTCAGACAACTCATAACGAGTTTAATAAGATAG
- a CDS encoding glycoside hydrolase, with protein sequence MANTLIPNVYAIFHLNLAFSSIDNSEHQRVVDLCYWPLLHLIEGNSIPLGIELTAYTLECIQAVDPSWIAKFKSLLKDNHCELIASGDSQIIGPLIPSKVNMQNLLLGQKSYQALLGYLPKIAYINEQAVSAGLLDCYIDCGFDAVVVEWDNPFSHNADWAKSSRYQPQQLIAASGRTIKVIWNHAVAFQKFQRYAHDEMTSIEYFEFLARATNDASAFSLYGSDAEVFNYRPGRFSTETKLDIDEWQRIELLFTAIKEQEHYRWVSPSELLSPSAQYTRLKVQTPAHPISVKKQAKYNVTRWALSGRNDLSLNSLCYRKYLALKDTPLVSEQQWRELCRLWASDLRTHLTSIRYQELLNYYPVVSNPTVIAGPKANLDSANTAKSDYQVHHCSERNTLTVEHPQLKLVLSGKRGMAIKSLAFARHNFEPIIGTLPHGFFDHISYAADFYSNHLVMERYSERDRVTDLSQCHFNINHSDTNLLISTEIMTPQGKLTKWYRLEGEQIECGFDFENQHRPEATIRLGYLTLLNSKQRNWFACHNGGNLLEIYHAEQDFNHGSPVSSIVSANSALGATEGVFYTGVDNLGLKISWSPEFCAALPMLSSQAIDDSYLNRAWLSLSEADETLKADGQLLNFSYQITPCFKTDIS encoded by the coding sequence ATGGCCAACACCCTGATCCCAAATGTCTACGCAATTTTTCATTTAAACTTAGCGTTTTCTTCTATCGACAATAGCGAACACCAGCGAGTAGTCGATCTGTGTTATTGGCCCTTGCTACACTTAATAGAAGGTAACAGTATCCCTTTAGGGATTGAACTCACGGCCTACACTTTAGAATGCATTCAAGCGGTTGACCCGAGCTGGATAGCAAAATTTAAATCTCTCCTCAAAGATAATCACTGTGAGCTTATCGCCAGCGGAGATAGCCAGATCATAGGTCCACTTATTCCTTCTAAAGTGAATATGCAAAACCTGTTACTTGGCCAGAAAAGCTATCAAGCTCTACTAGGCTATCTACCTAAGATTGCTTATATCAATGAGCAAGCTGTATCAGCAGGCTTATTAGATTGCTACATCGACTGTGGCTTTGATGCCGTTGTTGTTGAGTGGGATAACCCCTTTTCTCACAATGCTGATTGGGCTAAGTCGTCTCGCTATCAACCACAGCAACTTATTGCCGCCTCAGGACGCACTATCAAGGTCATCTGGAACCATGCAGTCGCTTTTCAGAAATTTCAGCGCTATGCCCATGATGAAATGACCTCGATTGAATATTTCGAATTCCTAGCTAGAGCCACAAACGACGCAAGTGCATTCTCGCTATATGGCAGTGACGCCGAAGTATTTAATTATCGACCCGGGCGTTTTAGCACCGAAACTAAACTCGATATTGATGAGTGGCAACGTATTGAACTGTTATTTACTGCAATTAAAGAACAAGAACATTACCGCTGGGTTTCACCTAGTGAGTTATTATCGCCTTCAGCACAGTACACTCGGCTTAAAGTTCAAACTCCCGCTCATCCAATATCGGTAAAAAAGCAGGCCAAATACAACGTGACTCGCTGGGCACTTAGTGGTCGAAATGACCTCAGCCTTAATAGCCTATGCTACCGAAAGTATTTAGCGTTAAAAGACACCCCCCTAGTCAGTGAACAACAATGGCGAGAGCTGTGCCGACTTTGGGCTAGTGATTTACGCACACACCTAACTTCTATACGTTACCAAGAATTACTAAACTACTACCCCGTTGTTTCGAATCCGACTGTCATCGCCGGTCCAAAAGCGAACTTAGACTCGGCCAACACAGCCAAAAGTGATTATCAGGTTCATCACTGCAGCGAACGTAACACTCTCACCGTTGAGCATCCTCAGCTTAAGCTGGTACTAAGTGGCAAGCGCGGTATGGCGATAAAGTCACTGGCTTTTGCACGTCACAATTTTGAGCCAATTATAGGAACACTCCCCCACGGTTTTTTTGATCATATCAGTTATGCTGCTGATTTTTATTCAAACCATTTAGTCATGGAGCGATATAGTGAGAGGGACAGAGTCACCGATTTAAGTCAGTGTCATTTTAATATTAATCATTCCGATACAAACCTATTGATAAGCACCGAGATCATGACACCACAGGGTAAGCTGACTAAATGGTACCGGCTCGAAGGCGAACAGATTGAGTGTGGTTTTGATTTTGAAAACCAACACAGACCCGAAGCTACTATCAGACTAGGCTACCTTACACTGCTTAATAGCAAACAGCGTAATTGGTTTGCCTGTCATAATGGCGGCAACTTATTAGAGATTTATCACGCAGAACAAGATTTCAATCATGGTAGCCCTGTTTCATCGATTGTTTCCGCCAACAGTGCCTTAGGGGCAACAGAAGGGGTTTTCTACACAGGGGTCGACAATCTAGGTCTTAAAATCAGCTGGTCCCCCGAGTTCTGTGCGGCTCTGCCCATGCTATCGAGTCAGGCAATTGACGACAGTTATTTAAACCGAGCCTGGCTTTCGCTCTCCGAGGCTGACGAAACACTCAAAGCAGATGGCCAGCTTTTGAATTTCAGCTATCAGATCACCCCATGCTTTAAAACGGATATCAGTTAA